The Temnothorax longispinosus isolate EJ_2023e chromosome 7, Tlon_JGU_v1, whole genome shotgun sequence genome contains a region encoding:
- the LOC139816089 gene encoding acylamino-acid-releasing enzyme isoform X2, whose product MALREVKELVKLYKSLAAYPSLSSAQILTAKSGKLFIQASWTQRNLERKTDQRFLQNYELNSDLTLDSTQFPIDTTTELMYTLTKNEERRAVLRQVTIDNSTKQFIEIWDKQHFVKNYDLSALDVHGDVYTDVEFRSFEWSPDNTKVLYIAEKKLPKSEPFYKQKSLDKKDKEKKEDDEATVGNEYIYKPHWGEQLVGKHRPVVAVLDTTMDTITISSGIPDELSPGQVIWTKDQDVIGVAWKHEPLYLGLTACTNRYSWIFLLKNGEYRKLSDEGCAVHSPRISPDGNYLMWLQREAGLVPHHNVHKLMLRDLRVEEDHNNEIVEAVRTSKTINQNRQFYGIYGRLPRRCWSDDSQYLFFSTPQRNNIVSYIVNITTKDITEIRNDRSSLSILDVKGDVIAFVNTSLMQYSTLMAGRFNIEAANNGDIPRSAITLPIKIPGPEEIIYEPNEYSYDNDDSIKQFNYIYFGPKSGKDQSVPFIVIPHGGPHSNFANTFSLESSFLISAGFAVVLVNYRGSTGMGSATVEYLQGKVGNVDVKDCITATQEAIKRYPWLDPKRIGLNGGSHGGFLVAHLSGQAPDLFKAVIAKNPVIDIATMFGTSDIPDWCAVEAGILFNIVTGPWPNDSDVFVKMRNCSPIVHVDKVKAPTLICIGTKDLRVPCSQGTMWYNRLRINKVKAKMLVYDDNHQLGTGSAEIDHIINDYLWLLEHTSKESEDKK is encoded by the exons ATGGCATTAAGAGAG GTAAAGGAATTGGTGAAGCTGTATAAATCGTTAGCTGCGTATCCGTCCTTAAGCAGCGCACAGATCTTGACTGCTAAGAGCGGCAAGTTATTCATACAGGCCTCATGGACGCAGAGGAATCTGGAGAGGAAGACGGATCAACGCTTCTTACAGAATTACGAATTAAATTCAGACTTGACTCTAGATTCTACCCAATTTCCAATTGATACTACCACAGA GTTGATGTACACCTTGACAAAGAATGAGGAACGTAGAGCTGTACTGCGGCAAGTCACAATTGATAATTCTACAAAACAGTTCATAGAAATCTGGGATAAGCAACATTTCGTGAAAAATTATGATCTATCTGCTCTGGATGTCCACGGCGATGTTTACACCGATG TCGAATTTCGTTCATTTGAATGGTCTCCGGATAATACCAAGGTTCTGTACATAGCAGAAAAAAAGCTCCCTAAGTCAGAACCgttttataagcaaaaatcATTGGATAAGAAAGAtaaggagaagaaagaggatGATGAAGCAACAGTG GGTAATGAATATATCTACAAACCACATTGGGGAGAACAATTAGTAGGTAAACACCGACCTGTTGTGGCTGTTCTCGATACGACGATGGATACCATTACAATTTCATCTGGAATACCAGATGAACTTTCTCCCGGTCAAGTGATTTGGACGAAAGATCAGGATGTAATTGGTGTTGCTTGGAAGCATGAACCACTATACTTAGGCCTTACTGCGTGCACCAATAGATATTCttggatatttttattgaaaaatggaGAATATC GAAAATTGTCTGATGAAGGATGTGCTGTGCACAGTCCTAGAATCAGCCCTGATGGAAATTATCTCATGTGGTTGCAGAGGGAAGCAGGTCTCGTTCCACATCATAATGTGCACAAGCTTATGTTGCGAGATTTGAGAGTGGAGGAGGATCAT AATAACGAGATCGTGGAAGCAGTGCGAACAAGTAAAACAATTAATCAAAACAGACAATTTTATGGAATATATGGTCGTTTACCTCGTCGTTGTTGGAGTGACGATTCTCAATACTTATTTTTCAGTACGCCTCAAAGAAACAACATCGTCTCGTACATCGTGAATATAA CAACGAAAGATATTACTGAGATAAGAAACGACAGAAGCAGTCTTTCTATACTGGATGTAAAGGGAGATGTGATTGCATTTGTGAACACTTCTTTAATGCAATATTCTACTCTTATGGCGGGTCGTTTTAACATTGAAGCGGCAAATAATGGAGATATTCCCAGAAGTGCGATTACACTTCCAATAAAAATTCCTGGTCctgaagaaattatatatgaaccTAATGAATATAGTTACGATAACGATGACAGTATAA AGCAATTcaactatatttatttcgGACCAAAGAGTGGTAAAGATCAATCGGTACCTTTTATAGTTATACCACATGGAGGACCTCATAGCAATTTTGCAAATACATTTTCTCTCGAGTCTTCTTTCTTGATATCAGCAG GTTTTGCGGTAGTGCTAGTGAACTATCGTGGTTCTACGGGAATGGGCAGCGCGACGGTGGAGTATCTTCAAGGAAAAGTTGGGAACGTGGATGTGAAGGATTGCATAACTGCTACGCAGGAAGCGATCAAGAGATATCCTTGGCTCGATCCTAAACGCATAGGACTTAATGGCGGATCTCACGGTGGATTCTTGGTAGCACATTTGAGTGGGCAAGCTCCA GATCTGTTTAAAGCagtaattgcaaaaaatcCTGTAATCGATATCGCTACCATGTTCGGTACATCTGACATCCCAGACtg gtGCGCTGTGGAAGCAGGTATTCTTTTCAACATTGTTACCGGTCCTTGGCCCAATGACAGCGACGTGTTTGTGAAAATGAGGAATTGCTCGCCCATAGTGCATGTCGATAAGGTCAAGGCACCAACCTTGATTTGTATTGGAACGAAAGATCTACGAGTACCATGCTCTCAAGGAACGATGTGGTACAACAGACTCAGAATTAATAAAGTGAAAGCTAA GATGCTGGTGTACGATGACAATCATCAGTTGGGAACTGGATCAGCTGAGATCGATCATATCATCAACGATTACCTATGGTTACTGGAGCATACGTCTAAGGAGTCtgaagacaaaaaataa
- the LOC139816089 gene encoding acylamino-acid-releasing enzyme isoform X1, with amino-acid sequence MALREVKELVKLYKSLAAYPSLSSAQILTAKSGKLFIQASWTQRNLERKTDQRFLQNYELNSDLTLDSTQFPIDTTTELMYTLTKNEERRAVLRQVTIDNSTKQFIEIWDKQHFVKNYDLSALDVHGDVYTDVEFRSFEWSPDNTKVLYIAEKKLPKSEPFYKQKSLDKKDKEKKEDDEATVGNEYIYKPHWGEQLVGKHRPVVAVLDTTMDTITISSGIPDELSPGQVIWTKDQDVIGVAWKHEPLYLGLTACTNRYSWIFLLKNGEYRKLSDEGCAVHSPRISPDGNYLMWLQREAGLVPHHNVHKLMLRDLRVEEDHNNEIVEAVRTSKTINQNRQFYGIYGRLPRRCWSDDSQYLFFSTPQRNNIVSYIVNITTKDITEIRNDRSSLSILDVKGDVIAFVNTSLMQYSTLMAGRFNIEAANNGDIPRSAITLPIKIPGPEEIIYEPNEYSYDNDDSIKQFNYIYFGPKSGKDQSVPFIVIPHGGPHSNFANTFSLESSFLISAGFAVVLVNYRGSTGMGSATVEYLQGKVGNVDVKDCITATQEAIKRYPWLDPKRIGLNGGSHGGFLVAHLSGQAPDLFKAVIAKNPVIDIATMFGTSDIPDCRNALTKEEKIAYLHNVCAVEAGILFNIVTGPWPNDSDVFVKMRNCSPIVHVDKVKAPTLICIGTKDLRVPCSQGTMWYNRLRINKVKAKMLVYDDNHQLGTGSAEIDHIINDYLWLLEHTSKESEDKK; translated from the exons ATGGCATTAAGAGAG GTAAAGGAATTGGTGAAGCTGTATAAATCGTTAGCTGCGTATCCGTCCTTAAGCAGCGCACAGATCTTGACTGCTAAGAGCGGCAAGTTATTCATACAGGCCTCATGGACGCAGAGGAATCTGGAGAGGAAGACGGATCAACGCTTCTTACAGAATTACGAATTAAATTCAGACTTGACTCTAGATTCTACCCAATTTCCAATTGATACTACCACAGA GTTGATGTACACCTTGACAAAGAATGAGGAACGTAGAGCTGTACTGCGGCAAGTCACAATTGATAATTCTACAAAACAGTTCATAGAAATCTGGGATAAGCAACATTTCGTGAAAAATTATGATCTATCTGCTCTGGATGTCCACGGCGATGTTTACACCGATG TCGAATTTCGTTCATTTGAATGGTCTCCGGATAATACCAAGGTTCTGTACATAGCAGAAAAAAAGCTCCCTAAGTCAGAACCgttttataagcaaaaatcATTGGATAAGAAAGAtaaggagaagaaagaggatGATGAAGCAACAGTG GGTAATGAATATATCTACAAACCACATTGGGGAGAACAATTAGTAGGTAAACACCGACCTGTTGTGGCTGTTCTCGATACGACGATGGATACCATTACAATTTCATCTGGAATACCAGATGAACTTTCTCCCGGTCAAGTGATTTGGACGAAAGATCAGGATGTAATTGGTGTTGCTTGGAAGCATGAACCACTATACTTAGGCCTTACTGCGTGCACCAATAGATATTCttggatatttttattgaaaaatggaGAATATC GAAAATTGTCTGATGAAGGATGTGCTGTGCACAGTCCTAGAATCAGCCCTGATGGAAATTATCTCATGTGGTTGCAGAGGGAAGCAGGTCTCGTTCCACATCATAATGTGCACAAGCTTATGTTGCGAGATTTGAGAGTGGAGGAGGATCAT AATAACGAGATCGTGGAAGCAGTGCGAACAAGTAAAACAATTAATCAAAACAGACAATTTTATGGAATATATGGTCGTTTACCTCGTCGTTGTTGGAGTGACGATTCTCAATACTTATTTTTCAGTACGCCTCAAAGAAACAACATCGTCTCGTACATCGTGAATATAA CAACGAAAGATATTACTGAGATAAGAAACGACAGAAGCAGTCTTTCTATACTGGATGTAAAGGGAGATGTGATTGCATTTGTGAACACTTCTTTAATGCAATATTCTACTCTTATGGCGGGTCGTTTTAACATTGAAGCGGCAAATAATGGAGATATTCCCAGAAGTGCGATTACACTTCCAATAAAAATTCCTGGTCctgaagaaattatatatgaaccTAATGAATATAGTTACGATAACGATGACAGTATAA AGCAATTcaactatatttatttcgGACCAAAGAGTGGTAAAGATCAATCGGTACCTTTTATAGTTATACCACATGGAGGACCTCATAGCAATTTTGCAAATACATTTTCTCTCGAGTCTTCTTTCTTGATATCAGCAG GTTTTGCGGTAGTGCTAGTGAACTATCGTGGTTCTACGGGAATGGGCAGCGCGACGGTGGAGTATCTTCAAGGAAAAGTTGGGAACGTGGATGTGAAGGATTGCATAACTGCTACGCAGGAAGCGATCAAGAGATATCCTTGGCTCGATCCTAAACGCATAGGACTTAATGGCGGATCTCACGGTGGATTCTTGGTAGCACATTTGAGTGGGCAAGCTCCA GATCTGTTTAAAGCagtaattgcaaaaaatcCTGTAATCGATATCGCTACCATGTTCGGTACATCTGACATCCCAGACtg TCGCAATGCTCTGACTAAGGAAGAGAAAATAGCATATCTTCATAATGT gtGCGCTGTGGAAGCAGGTATTCTTTTCAACATTGTTACCGGTCCTTGGCCCAATGACAGCGACGTGTTTGTGAAAATGAGGAATTGCTCGCCCATAGTGCATGTCGATAAGGTCAAGGCACCAACCTTGATTTGTATTGGAACGAAAGATCTACGAGTACCATGCTCTCAAGGAACGATGTGGTACAACAGACTCAGAATTAATAAAGTGAAAGCTAA GATGCTGGTGTACGATGACAATCATCAGTTGGGAACTGGATCAGCTGAGATCGATCATATCATCAACGATTACCTATGGTTACTGGAGCATACGTCTAAGGAGTCtgaagacaaaaaataa
- the LOC139816091 gene encoding uncharacterized protein — MARDAGVVYLLIVIAHLCSCARYANYNEYRLESDRICHILNKKHTLDMLNGAAAIVTPHHMFDRWLVNADRHCRFVFRTGNSEGLFAVVQKMAFRRDGDRCIDYVRFKRSDGHYTKQICGDIDRSQTMYLPVPEPENDSDYTNGSRSYNYDMYAEYDPVRHSVAPWKPWSTEIATIETEIYISKEKVPDGQSLDLIIAYTPYKSCNQADSQEYKLVGQNNCIRKEYLCDKIYNCPVGICLDEENCVVNDRYPKDDTATKVTVGAVTTMILCFIIFVMCLWICKKSQKLCWSSDCAGPNACSRPVSLPDADGGQGSNRAVPTAPMLEVAVSSPVADKDLPPSYDSLFPEQSNPARS; from the exons ATGGCCCGGGACGCGGGCGTCGTCTACCTGCTGATCGTGATCGCGCACCTGTGCTCGTGCGCGCGTTACGCCAATTATAACGAGT ATCGCCTCGAGAGCGATAGGATCTGTCACATCCTGAACAAGAAGCACACGCTCGACATGCTTAACGGCGCCGCGGCGATCGTCACCCCGCATCACATGTTCGACCGCTGGCTCGTCAACGCTGATCGCCACTGCAGGTTCGTCTTCAGGACCGGCAATAGCGAGGGCCTCTTCGCGGTTGTTCAGAAGATGGCTTTCCGTCGCGACGGTGATCGTTGTATCGATTACGTACGG TTCAAGAGAAGCGACGGTCATTACACGAAACAGATCTGTGGGGATATAGATCGTAGCCAGACAATGTATCTTCCGGTTCCTGAGCCCGAGAACGATTCGGATTACACGAATGGTAGCCGGTCATACAATTATGATATGTATGCGGAATATGATCCTGTTCGACATTCTGTTGCACCATGGAAACCATGGAGTACAGAGATTGCCACAATagaaactgaaatatatatttctaaggAAAAAGTGCCAGACGGACAATCTTTGGATCTTATTATAGCTTATACCCCATACAAAA GTTGCAATCAGGCAGATTCCCAGGAATACAAGCTGGTCGGACAGAACAATTGCATTCGGAAGGAATACCTATGCGACAAGATCTACAACTGTCCTGTCGGCATATGTTTGGACGAGGAAAATTGCGTGGTCAACGATCGATATCCCAAGGACGATACCGCCACGAAAGTCACCGTAGGAGCGGTCACTACCATGATCCTCTGTTTCATTATCTTCGTTATGTGTCTGTGGATCTGCAAGAAATCGCAAAAGTTGTGCTGGTCGTCGGATTGCGCTGGCCCGAACGCGTGCTCGCGGCCGGTTTCCTTGCCGGACGCCGACGGAGGCCAGGGATCCAATCGCGCGGTGCCGACAGCTCCTATGTTGGAAGTTGCGGTGTCCTCGCCTGTTGCGGACAAAGATCTGCCACCCAGTTACGACTCGTTGTTCCCCGAACAGAGTAATCCTGCCAGATCGTAA
- the LOC139816009 gene encoding cytochrome P450 6k1-like yields MIMSLSYLMDMVVSETLRKYPSLGFLNRMAMQTYEVPNSNLVLEKGTPVYIPMLGLHYDPEYFPEPHKFDPERFNEENKRNRPPCVYFPFGEGPHVCIAFDDDDLLAQAASFFLFGFETCSTTTAFALYQLAVQPEIQKTLRKELFKPLEKSNGKLHYDMIQTSLPYLDMVVSETLRMYPPLGFLNCIAMKNYKVPEYDLVIEEDIPVYISILGLHYDSEYFPNPDIFDPERFKKRNKRERPSGVYLPFGGGSHECIGQRFGLLQIKLALLMILSKYKVESCEETSVKIDSRVPMTLPLNNVLYLSVRKLNTNAI; encoded by the exons ATG ATCATGTCGCTATCATATCTGATGGATATGGTGGTGTCGGAAACTTTGAGAAAGTATCCGTCACTAGGATTTCTGAATCGCATGGCAATGCAGACTTACGAAGTACCGAACTCTAATCTCGTACTCGAGAAGGGCACGCCAGTTTACATCCCGATGCTTGGCCTACACTATGATCCAGAATATTTCCCCGAGCCTCATAAGTTCGATCCGGAGCGATTCAATGAGGAGAACAAACGTAACAGACCGCCATGCGTTTATTTCCCATTCGGAGAAGGCCCACATGTGTGTATAG CATTCGATGACGATGATCTTTTGGCACAAGCAGCTAGTTTTTTCTTATTTGGTTTTGAAACCTGTTCAACGACTACGGCCTTCGCGTTGTATCAACTCGCGGTTCAACCTGAGATTCAAAAAACTCTGCGAAAAGAACTTTTCAAACCACTCGAGAAATCTAATGGAAAATTACATTATGACATG aTACAAACGTCATTACCGTATCTCGATATGGTGGTATCAGAAACTTTGAGAATGTACCCGCCATTGGGGTTCCTAAATTGCATAgctatgaaaaattataaagtgcCGGAGTACGATCTTGTAATTGAGGAGGATATACCGGTTTACATCTCGATACTTGGCCTACACTATGATTCGGAATATTTCCCCAATCCCGATATATTCGATCCAGAGCGATTTAAGAAAAGGAACAAACGTGAGAGACCGTCAGGCGTCTATTTACCATTTGGAGGAGGCTCACATGAATGTATAg GTCAACGCTTCGGGcttttacaaataaagttAGCACTGCTTATGATCTTGAGCAAATACAAAGTAGAATCGTGCGAGGAAACTTCGGTAAAAATTGATTCAAGGGTACCCATGACATTGCCGTTAAACAATGTATTATATCTCAGTGTCCGAAAACTTAATACTAATGCTATTTAA